A region from the Achromobacter seleniivolatilans genome encodes:
- a CDS encoding Bug family tripartite tricarboxylate transporter substrate binding protein, protein MSFHHLIRPAIIGAGLLFAGALHTSGAMAAGWPEKPVTLIVPSASGGAADLTARTFAQYLGAQTGQTVIVEDRPGAGGIVGTNAAKNAAADGYTFLLSTNSTHSANQFLYKSLPYDAQKDFQQVGMLGTFGTVGVVAPDSPYRTVPELVAYAKQHPGDVFFGYYSSSSQVPSELLKQRAGINITGAAYKNITQIITDLRGKQIGFAFVDYLTAMGQIDGKGLVPIAVTGAQPNAAWPSVPAMATYYPDFVVAGWLGLSAPARTPPEIVAKMNAYMQAAVKDVATANKLRALGLTPESMDVPRFDAFVKEDTERWKEWIRISGIQPQ, encoded by the coding sequence ATGTCCTTTCACCACTTGATACGCCCGGCCATCATCGGCGCAGGCCTGCTGTTTGCTGGCGCGCTGCACACCTCCGGGGCGATGGCCGCCGGCTGGCCCGAAAAACCCGTGACCCTCATCGTGCCGTCTGCGTCGGGCGGGGCCGCAGACCTGACGGCTCGGACGTTTGCTCAATATCTGGGCGCGCAGACTGGCCAGACTGTCATCGTCGAAGACCGCCCAGGCGCTGGGGGTATCGTGGGTACCAACGCCGCCAAGAACGCGGCGGCAGATGGCTACACATTCCTGTTGTCCACAAACTCCACCCATTCCGCCAATCAATTCCTGTACAAGTCCCTGCCCTATGACGCGCAAAAGGACTTTCAGCAGGTCGGCATGCTGGGCACCTTCGGCACCGTAGGCGTGGTCGCACCCGACAGCCCCTATCGGACAGTGCCCGAGCTGGTGGCCTACGCCAAGCAGCATCCCGGCGACGTCTTCTTCGGCTACTACAGCTCGTCTTCGCAGGTGCCATCCGAACTGCTCAAGCAGCGTGCAGGCATCAACATCACCGGCGCGGCCTACAAGAACATCACGCAGATCATCACGGACCTGCGCGGTAAACAGATTGGATTTGCGTTCGTGGACTACCTGACCGCGATGGGCCAGATCGATGGCAAGGGCCTGGTCCCTATTGCCGTCACCGGCGCTCAACCCAACGCGGCGTGGCCCAGCGTGCCCGCCATGGCGACTTACTATCCGGACTTTGTCGTTGCGGGTTGGCTGGGACTTTCCGCCCCTGCGCGCACACCGCCAGAAATCGTCGCCAAGATGAACGCCTACATGCAGGCAGCCGTGAAAGATGTGGCCACCGCCAACAAGCTGCGCGCGCTCGGTCTGACCCCGGAATCGATGGACGTGCCGCGCTTTGACGCTTTCGTGAAAGAAGATACGGAGCGATGGAAGGAATGGATTCGTATCTCGGGCATCCAGCCCCAATAA
- a CDS encoding Lrp/AsnC family transcriptional regulator has translation MDKTDIGILKALQEDGRASAQQLSEKVGLSAAPVWRRVKALEASGVIQGYSAQVDRSKVGLGCMFAQISLERHSANTVENFERSVRDAPEILECYAVTGDSDFLLKILVESPEAYDRFLHRFLFNMPGIRQTRTIVALREIKHEQRLPL, from the coding sequence ATGGACAAGACCGATATCGGCATCCTCAAGGCCTTGCAAGAGGACGGCCGGGCCTCGGCGCAGCAGCTTTCGGAGAAGGTCGGCCTGTCGGCCGCACCGGTATGGCGGCGGGTGAAGGCGTTGGAAGCCAGCGGGGTTATTCAGGGCTACAGCGCCCAAGTGGATCGCAGCAAGGTCGGGCTGGGCTGCATGTTTGCGCAGATCAGCCTGGAGCGCCATTCCGCCAACACGGTAGAGAACTTTGAGCGGTCGGTGCGTGATGCGCCGGAAATCCTGGAGTGTTATGCCGTCACGGGCGATTCAGATTTCCTGCTGAAAATCCTGGTGGAAAGCCCGGAAGCCTACGACCGCTTCCTGCATCGCTTTCTGTTCAACATGCCCGGTATCCGCCAGACGCGCACCATCGTCGCGCTGCGCGAGATCAAGCACGAACAGCGTCTGCCGCTTTAA
- a CDS encoding indolepyruvate ferredoxin oxidoreductase family protein: MDGTPAAEPQLDLDYQLADNLTRESGRIFLTGTQSLVRIMLTQRRIDRERGLNTAGFVSGYRGSPLGGVDMAMWKAQKALDANQITFLPGINEDMAATAVMGTQQAGVRSDRNVDGVFAMWYGKGPGVDRAGDALHHGNAAGASRNGGVLVVVGDDHTAVSSSIPHASEASLIGWQMPIVHPTSIDEYETFALWGWALSRYSGTWVAFKAVSETIESGHSFTPAPVQSYDMPADPETPPEALEYSARDFLSLAVETRMNLRMKAVAAFARRHSIDKLTCPAPKATVGIVTVGKAHLDTMEALSRLGVDTVTANAPVRIYKPGLTWPMDTERLLEFARGLSHILVIEEKGAVVESQIKDLLFNMPERASVTGKKGFDGEPMVPSAGQLRPSLLAQPLARWLTRTAGLPLSTDLSSFECQAALSNDADGMRRRPYFCSGCPHSTSTKVPEGSQALSGVGCHYMAAWMDRDTGGLTQMGGEGVDWIGLSRYTTMPHIFQNMGEGTYYHSGYLAIRQAVAARANITYKILFNDAVAMTGGQPVDGPISVPQICQQLRGENVTRIVVTSDEPEKYQGVDLGPNISVHHRRELDALQRELREIKGVTVLIHDQTCAAEKRRRRKKNQFPDPARRMLINSAVCEGCGDCGVQSNCLSVVPLETPYGRKRAIDQSSCNKDYSCAEGFCPSFVSVMGGKPKKSAAPKTDQERLQRLIEQLPLPATPQLDRPYRLLVAGMGGTGVITIGAIVSMAAHLEGLSAAVLDLTGLAQKGGTVVSHIRLAPAGAGAGPVRLDWQQADAAILCDPVASVAPDSLGALRRGHTQVMVNTYVAPVSDFTRNPDAAMRPEALLAKIRYAAGEANTHAIDAHEAALALFGDSILSNMFMLGYAWQRGGVPLSQASINRAIELNGVAVAANRAAFESGRLAAHQPDALESALRPRAQVVQLHVPETFERAVARRVADLTAYQNDAYAREYQDVVESIAARERELAPDAKTPRLAMAVARGLFKLMAYKDEYEVARLYTGESFQAQLKGQFEGDYSLRFHMAPPIFARKDPRTGIPRKMTLGPRTLSALKVLTRLKGLRGTWFDPFGHTAERKMERALISEYRHTIDQLLVGLTRDKLAQAATIAALAETIRGYGHVKAASVEKYRTELGRLMQSYTAPAPRDMPLRKTA; this comes from the coding sequence ATGGACGGTACCCCCGCCGCCGAACCCCAGCTGGACCTTGACTACCAGCTTGCCGACAACCTGACCCGAGAGTCTGGCCGCATCTTTCTGACGGGCACGCAGTCCCTGGTCCGCATCATGCTTACGCAGCGCCGGATCGACCGCGAACGCGGCCTGAATACGGCTGGTTTTGTGTCGGGCTACCGCGGATCGCCGCTGGGCGGCGTCGACATGGCCATGTGGAAAGCGCAAAAGGCGCTGGATGCCAACCAGATCACCTTCCTGCCTGGCATCAACGAAGACATGGCCGCCACTGCCGTCATGGGGACGCAGCAAGCCGGCGTGCGCAGCGACCGCAATGTCGATGGCGTATTTGCCATGTGGTACGGCAAGGGGCCGGGCGTAGACCGCGCGGGCGACGCGCTGCATCACGGCAACGCCGCGGGCGCATCCCGCAACGGCGGCGTGCTGGTGGTGGTGGGCGACGATCACACCGCCGTGTCCTCGTCGATTCCGCATGCCAGCGAGGCATCGCTGATAGGCTGGCAGATGCCCATCGTGCATCCCACGTCTATCGACGAGTATGAGACCTTTGCGTTGTGGGGCTGGGCGCTGTCGCGCTACTCGGGTACCTGGGTCGCCTTCAAGGCCGTGTCGGAAACCATCGAAAGCGGCCATTCGTTCACGCCCGCGCCGGTGCAGTCCTACGACATGCCCGCAGATCCCGAGACCCCGCCCGAAGCGCTGGAATATTCCGCGCGCGACTTTCTGTCGCTGGCGGTAGAGACGCGCATGAACCTGCGCATGAAAGCCGTGGCCGCGTTTGCGCGCCGCCACAGCATCGACAAACTGACCTGTCCGGCACCCAAGGCCACCGTGGGCATCGTCACGGTCGGCAAAGCGCACCTGGACACCATGGAAGCGCTGTCGCGGCTGGGCGTGGACACCGTCACCGCCAACGCGCCCGTGCGCATCTACAAGCCGGGCCTGACGTGGCCGATGGACACCGAGCGCCTGCTGGAATTCGCGCGCGGCTTGTCGCACATTCTGGTGATCGAAGAAAAAGGCGCGGTCGTTGAAAGCCAGATCAAGGATCTGCTTTTCAATATGCCGGAACGCGCATCGGTCACTGGCAAGAAGGGATTCGACGGCGAACCGATGGTGCCGTCCGCCGGCCAACTGCGCCCGTCACTGCTGGCCCAGCCGCTGGCCCGATGGCTCACCCGCACAGCGGGACTGCCGCTGAGCACGGACCTGTCGTCCTTTGAATGCCAGGCCGCGCTGTCCAACGACGCCGACGGCATGCGCCGCCGCCCGTATTTCTGTTCGGGCTGTCCGCACAGCACGTCGACCAAAGTGCCCGAAGGCAGCCAGGCCTTGTCCGGCGTGGGCTGCCACTATATGGCCGCCTGGATGGACCGCGATACCGGCGGTCTGACGCAGATGGGTGGCGAAGGCGTGGACTGGATTGGCCTGTCGCGCTATACGACGATGCCGCACATCTTCCAGAACATGGGAGAAGGCACGTACTACCACTCGGGTTATCTGGCGATCCGCCAAGCCGTTGCCGCGCGCGCCAACATCACCTACAAAATCCTTTTCAACGACGCCGTTGCGATGACAGGCGGGCAGCCTGTGGACGGTCCGATCTCGGTGCCGCAGATCTGCCAGCAACTGCGCGGTGAAAACGTGACGCGCATCGTCGTCACCAGCGACGAGCCGGAAAAATACCAGGGCGTGGACCTGGGCCCGAACATCTCGGTGCACCATCGCCGCGAGCTGGACGCGCTGCAACGCGAGCTGCGCGAGATCAAGGGCGTGACGGTTCTGATTCACGATCAGACCTGCGCGGCCGAAAAGCGCCGCCGCCGGAAGAAGAACCAGTTTCCGGACCCGGCACGCCGCATGCTGATCAATAGCGCAGTGTGTGAAGGCTGCGGCGACTGCGGCGTGCAGTCGAACTGTCTGTCCGTCGTGCCGCTGGAAACGCCGTACGGCCGCAAGCGCGCGATCGATCAGTCCAGCTGCAACAAGGACTATTCCTGCGCGGAAGGATTCTGCCCCAGCTTTGTGTCCGTCATGGGCGGAAAGCCGAAGAAAAGCGCAGCGCCCAAGACCGATCAGGAACGCCTGCAACGTCTGATCGAACAGTTGCCGTTGCCAGCAACGCCTCAGCTTGACCGTCCCTATCGCCTGCTGGTCGCGGGCATGGGCGGCACCGGTGTCATCACCATCGGCGCCATTGTGTCGATGGCGGCCCATCTGGAAGGTCTGTCGGCGGCCGTGCTGGACCTGACCGGTCTGGCACAGAAAGGCGGTACGGTGGTCAGCCACATCCGTTTGGCGCCCGCTGGCGCTGGCGCGGGTCCGGTGCGTTTGGACTGGCAGCAAGCGGACGCAGCCATTCTGTGCGACCCCGTTGCGTCGGTCGCGCCCGACTCGCTGGGCGCGCTGCGCCGCGGACACACTCAGGTGATGGTGAACACATATGTGGCGCCAGTGTCCGACTTCACGCGCAATCCCGACGCGGCCATGCGCCCCGAAGCGCTGCTGGCCAAGATCCGCTATGCAGCGGGCGAGGCCAACACGCATGCCATCGATGCCCACGAAGCGGCCTTGGCGCTGTTTGGCGACAGCATTCTGTCCAATATGTTCATGCTGGGATATGCGTGGCAACGCGGCGGCGTGCCGCTGTCGCAGGCGTCCATCAACCGCGCTATCGAACTCAACGGCGTAGCCGTCGCCGCGAATCGCGCCGCGTTCGAGAGCGGCAGGCTGGCTGCGCATCAGCCCGACGCATTGGAAAGCGCGCTGCGTCCGCGCGCCCAGGTCGTGCAGTTGCACGTGCCCGAGACCTTCGAGCGCGCTGTCGCCCGCCGGGTCGCCGACCTCACTGCCTATCAAAACGACGCTTACGCGCGTGAGTACCAGGACGTGGTGGAATCCATCGCGGCCCGCGAACGCGAATTGGCGCCCGACGCCAAGACCCCGCGCCTAGCCATGGCGGTTGCACGCGGCCTCTTCAAGCTCATGGCGTACAAAGACGAATATGAAGTGGCGCGTCTTTATACGGGCGAATCGTTCCAGGCGCAGTTGAAGGGCCAATTCGAAGGCGATTATTCACTGCGCTTCCATATGGCGCCGCCGATATTCGCCCGCAAGGACCCGCGCACGGGCATCCCCCGCAAGATGACACTTGGTCCGCGCACGCTCTCCGCGCTGAAAGTCCTGACCCGTCTGAAGGGTTTGCGCGGCACGTGGTTCGATCCCTTTGGCCACACCGCCGAACGCAAGATGGAACGGGCGCTCATCAGCGAGTACCGGCACACCATAGACCAGCTGCTTGTAGGGTTGACCCGGGACAAGCTCGCACAAGCGGCTACAATCGCCGCCCTTGCTGAAACCATCCGCGGCTATGGCCATGTGAAGGCGGCAAGTGTCGAGAAGTATCGGACGGAATTGGGTCGATTGATGCAGAGCTATACAGCACCGGCCCCGCGCGACATGCCCCTGCGGAAAACCGCATAA